In Tachysurus vachellii isolate PV-2020 chromosome 10, HZAU_Pvac_v1, whole genome shotgun sequence, the following proteins share a genomic window:
- the atg2b gene encoding autophagy-related protein 2 homolog B isoform X6 gives MPWPFSESIKKRACRYLLHRYLGNFLQEKLSLDQLSVDLYQGKGSLAQVPLDKWSLNEILESVDAPFEVTEGFIQAISLTVPWASLLQDNCALEVKGLEMVFRPRPRMTSGMEPMYWSSFMTSSMQLAKECLSQRLTDDLGESFQPLEGLEKFAETIETVLRRVKVTFLDTVLKIEHVPENSKTGVALEMRIKRMVYCDEAVEEGSSVNIHQPTTFAHKNLTLEGANVFWDEFCETSRTSVKSSPTQSETEPKLSPSWNPKIICEPHPQFTEPVCASTPFEPVQVGCLSGKLELSLVLKQNEAMPGAKLDIEGQIDSLILLLSPRQVHMLLDMFGVFSSTAGQKWSGLTKDRKSRPMQQEDEYRLHMELNRCLKKETMTAGAEQDLFESHTTRTVSSREDVFFSMADMDMSHSLSSLPPLGDPPTVDLDLSLNSNYSTSLGESPSGNADTVWDEYLDMPKQKEKQSHETPLFSRDPQCPHNLPRQTSHMSKGHCDESRPELVFRLTVGNLCLSVLHIDPLPPPDSTRSSLAPMASEFFHMMANDQLHLRGFLQARALFDQACPHDHLRFIGQELKVTYEHCQGSSLRTLSTDLSLKRMELLECLYPSENHGSTVQSGVQYTELLTFDVATSCDSPAQSCLHLFYKLTERRGPQGGQVRLSAMPRKAEFQVELGNARSECDISIVDRLHSLLQPQKLATTETMASHMYTSYNKHVSLHKAFAEVFLEDSRSPAHCLVAVSVNAPHLVLVVRFPIPDLRSDQERGPWFKKSLQKEVLRLELEDLELKTELSGNSSPEQTKIELIFKELSGTFQHDKDQFASRFLRVSHTMEENMTSSDSGKFDWPRVVLKVNPMVVHSILERVTAEEEEAGAEGHSQEEEEEEEGAAHSLKDVCDFGKPEPSPFSSRRVMYENEEMVIPGDVMEMTEFQEKTMSNSRYILELSFPNVQISLPNKTFYEKLNNRINNDLLLWEPTAPSPVETVESMPYGGGLSVASQLINTYSKESFSQFRSLGPEEDESGSEEETLPYYTPTELGYRNMKKRKNKMQSKNSQSLFSFLLSVNHCLISLQTEAKQSDKGVLKNKHGEFWMEVKNGVVFGVTQYEGYKDQHYVCFHTSAISLYHQGTVEGDVPVWDVKLPCRMRPHWLEPVLYVCESAAERASPSEGLNVEPQSMLSLALKISSQSVERNVKEFLLAVGVRGATFQHRVVPTSLGWYDQIVDFLNVTDEPVLGYTPPSYLTTLHLHLWSCSLDYRPLYLPVRSLLTVETFSISSSVSLDHSSSCLRIILDEAALFLSDKSNAVSVNLARDYVQVVDMGTLELRITAVKTGIDGERTDPRFELRCSSDVIHIRTCSDSCAALMNLIQYIASYGDLFPPSRMESKAGSTKQRAKMESLSKPQSHGPLLPDAEQQMLQDLMSDAMEETDSLQSHTLQPNGVHVDQTSDQDPPLSDLFLFPDESGSVGQDACQAYPILHSPLISPPCPSTHHDSDDFCILDTPGSRALGRDEEPVVKKLTTEPIVVLDNHFNEPLQGSTSSRGPMNFPVPEVRYLVKEISVIWHLYGGKDFGSGSLSSSPARSKGCTPHSSPSQTPVRQARSGSRSGGGWARNPDVLMEIQLSKVRFQHEVYPLMGPETSTLSEQPVSRQIFSVQDLEIRDRLASSMMNKFLYLYSSKEMPRKAHSNMLTVRVLHMRPEAGQAPQECCLRVSLMPLRLNIDQDALFFLKDFFTCLATEVEMFSPPEQEVLCVSMKKPSGPEVACTFAKSSGAAGHGTAPIISVPTQTSASQNGLEPSATSYTDQPIFFREFRFTSEVPIRLDYHGKHMAMEQGTFAGIVIGLTQLNCSELKLRRLCYRQGLLGVDKLFSYAINEWLSDIKKNQLPGLLGGVGPIHSLVQLVQGIRDLVWLPIEQYRKDGRIVRGFQRGTASFGTSTAMAALELTNRMVRTIQAAAETAYDMVAPVIDERECKKVKRYSHFRLAHQPVDLREGVAKAYSVVKEGITDTALTIYDTATREHEQRGMTGAVGGVLRQLPPAVVKPLIVATEATSNVLGGMRNQIHPDARQEESQKWRLGEE, from the exons ATGCCGTGGCCTTTCTCAGAGTCCATTAAAAAGCGGGCCTGCAGGTACCTGTTGCATCGGTACTTAGGCAATTTCCTCCAAGAAAAACTGAGCTTGGACCAACTTAGCGTGGACCTCTACCAAGGCAAAGGTTCACTTGCACAAGTGCCCCTGGATAAATGG TCATTGAATGAGATACTGGAGTCAGTGGATGCTCCATTTGAAGTGACTGAGGGCTTCATCCAGGCCATTTCCCTCACTGTACCATGGGCCTCATTGCTTCAGGACAACTGTGCTCTGGAAGTCAAAGGCTTGGAAATGGTTTTCAGGCCAAGGCCTCGCATGA CATCTGGTATGGAGCCTATGTACTGGTCTAGCTTCATGACTAGCAGTATGCAGCTGGCAAAGGAATGTCTGAGTCAGAGACTAACCGATGACCTGGGTGAAAGTTTTCAACCTCTGGAGGGTTTAGAGAAATTTGCTGAAACAATTGAGACAG TATTGAGAAGAGTCAAGGTCACATTTTTGGATACAGTTCTAAAGATTGAACATGTTCCAGAAAATTCCAAAACAGGAGTCGCCCTTGAAATGAGAATCAAAAG GATGGTTTACTGTGATGAAGCTGTTGAAGAGGGCTCAAGTGTAAACATCCACCAACCCACAACATTTGCACACAAAAACCTGACACTGGAAGGTGCAAATGTTTTCTGGGATGAGTTTTGTGAGACCTCCCGTACAAGTGTCAAGTCTTCCCCCACTCAGTCG GAAACTGAACCTAAATTATCCCCAAGCTGGAATCCAAAAATTATCTGTGAGCCTCACCCACAGTTCACAGAGCCCGTATGTGCCAGCACACCTTTTGAACCTGTGCAGGTGGGCTGCCTTAGTGGCAAACTGGAGCTGTCCCTGGTCCTGAAGCAGAATGAAGCCATGCCTGGAGCCAAG CTGGACATTGAAGGGCAGATTGATTCACTGATCTTGCTGCTTTCTCCACGGCAAGTCCACATGCTACTGGATATGTTTGGAGTCTTCTCTAGCACAG CAGGGCAAAAATGGTCTGGGTTGACTAAGGACAGAAAGAGTCGTCCCATGCAGCAGGAAGATGAGTACCGTCTCCACATGGAGCTTAACCGCTGCTTAAAAAAGGAGACAATGACTGCTGGTGCTGAACAGGACTTATTTGAAAGCCATACCACTAGGACAGTATCAAGTAGAG AAGATGTATTTTTCTCCATGGCTGACATGGACATGTCACACAGCCTATCATCACTGCCCCCTCTTGGAGACCCACCCACTGTAGACCTGGATCTGTCTCTTAACAGCAACTACTCCACCTCTCTGGGGGAGTCGCCCTCTGGCAATGCAGAT ACTGTGTGGGATGAGTACCTGGATATGCCTAAACAAAAGGAGAAGCAAAGTCACGAAACACCATTGTTCTCTAGAGACCCTCAGTGCCCTCATAACCTGCCCAGACAGACCT CTCATATGTCTAAGGGCCACTGTGATGAGTCCAGGCCTGAGCTGGTTTTCAGGCTAACAGTGGGCaatctctgcctgtctgtgctGCACATCGATCCTCTCCCACCCCCAGATTCAACTCGCAGCTCTCTTGCACCAATGGCCTCTGAATTTTTCCACATGATGGCTAATGATCAGCTACATCTAAGAGGGTTCCTCCAAGCACGAGCTCTTTTTGACCAGGCCTGCCCACATGACCATCTCAG GTTTATAGGTCAGGAGTTAAAGGTAACATATGAGCATTGCCAAGGCTCCAGTCTGCGCACTCTCAGCACGGATCTGTCACTGAAGAGAATGGAGTTGCTGGAATGCCTTTATCCCTCAGAGAATCACGGTAGCACTGTGCAGAGTGGTGTGCAGTACACAGAG CTCTTAACATTTGACGTTGCTACCAGCTGTGATTCCCCTGCGCAAAGTTGTCTTCATTTGTTCTACAAGTTAACAGAACGCAGAGGTCCACAG GGCGGGCAGGTGCGTCTGAGTGCTATGCCCCGTAAAGCAGAGTTTCAGGTGGAGCTGGGCAATGCTCGCTCAGAGTGTGACATCAGTATCGTGGACCGCCTACACTCCCTACTTCAGCCACAGAAACTGGCTACCACAGAAACCATGGCCTCTCACATGTATACATCCTATAACAAGCATGTTAGCCTT CACAAGGCTTTTGCGGAGGTCTTTTTGGAGGATAGCCGCAGTCCCGCACACTGTTTGGTGGCGGTGTCTGTAAATGCTCCTCATCTTGTGCTAGTGGTACGGTTCCCTATCCCAGACCTGCGCTCAGATCAGGAGAGGGGCCCTTGGTTCAAAAAATCTCTGCAAAAGGAGGTGTTACGCTTAGAGCTGGAAGACTTGGAGCTCAAAACTGAACTGAGTGGAAATAGTTCACCTGAGCAGACCAAGATAGAACTTATCTTTAAGGAGCTCAGTG GTACATTTCAGCATGACAAAGATCAATTTGCATCCAGGTTCTTACGTGTGTCACATACTATGGAGGAGAACATGACCTCTTCTGACAGTGGCAAATTTGATTGGCCTAG AGTGGTCCTGAAGGTCAACCCCATGGTTGTGCACTCCATATTGGAGCGGGTTACGGCTGAAGAGGAGGAAGCAGGGGCTGAAGGACATTcgcaggaggaagaggaagaggaagaaggagcTGCCCACTCTTTGAaggatgtgtgtgattttgGTAAACCTGAGCCATCCCCCTTTTCCTCAAGACGTGTTATGTATGAGAATGAAGAG ATGGTCATCCCCGGAGATGTAATGGAAATGACAGAATTCCAGGAGAAAACCATGAGCAATTCTCGTTACATTCTTGAACTGTCATTCCCCAATGTGCAAATATCATTACCTAATAAGACCTTCTATGAGAAACTAAACAACAG GATAAATAATGACCTGCTGTTATGGGAGCCTACAGCCCCATCACCTGTGGAGACAGTGGAGAGCATGCCGTATGGGGGTGGCCTCTCTGTAGCCAGCCAGCTTATTAATACCTACAGCAAGGAGAGCTTCAGTCAGTTCAGATCTCTTGGCCCTGAAG aaGATGAAAGTGGTTCAGAAGAGGAGACTCTACCATACTACACTCCAACTGAGCTGGGCTATAGGAAcatgaagaaaaggaagaataaGATGCAGTCTAAGAACTCTCAGAGCCTGTTCTCTTTTCTGCTATCTGTCAATCACTGCCTTATATCATTGCAAACAGAGGCTAAG CAATCAGATAAAGGTGTGCTGAAGAATAAACATGGGGAGTTCTGGATGGAGGTGAAGAATGGAGTTGTTTTTGGTGTGACACAGTACGAGGGTTATAAAGACCAGCACTATGTCTGTTTCCATACATCTGCAATCTCTCTTTATCACCAAG GCACAGTAGAAGGAGATGTCCCTGTGTGGGATGTAAAGTTGCCCTGCAGGATGCGTCCTCACTGGTTGGAGCctgtgttgtatgtatgtgagtcAGCGGCAGAAAGAGCGTCTCCCTCAGAAGGACTGAATGTGGAGCCTCAGAGTATGCTCTCACTTGCCCTCAAGATTTCTTCTCAAAGTGTTGAACGCAATGTAaag GAGTTTTTGCTTGCTGTTGGAGTCAGAGGAGCTACATTTCAGCATCGAGTTGTGCCCACTAGTCTGGGTTGGTACGATCAG ATAGTAGACTTTCTGAACGTGACAGATGAGCCTGTGCTTGGCTATACACCTCCATCCTATCTTACAACCCTTCACCTACATCTATGGAGCTGCTCCCTGGATTACAG GCCATTGTATCTGCCTGTGAGATCTCTGCTCACAGTGGAGACCTTTAGTATCTCCAGCAGTGTGTCTTTGGATCATTCCTCCTCCTGTCTCCG AATCATTCTTGATGAAGCAGCGCTGTTTCTGTCCGACAAAAGTAATGCGGTGTCTGTCAACCTAGCCCGAG ACTATGTGCAGGTGGTTGATATGGGAACATTAGAGCTGAGGATCACAGCTGTCAAAACTGGCATAGATGGGGAGAGA ACAGACCCGAGGTTTGAGCTGCGCTGCTCAAGCGATGTCATTCACATTCGGACCTGCTCAGACTCTTGTGCTGCACTCATGAATCTCATCCAGTATATTGCCAGCTATGGAGACCTGTTTCCCCCATCCAGGATGGAGAGCAAGGCTGGCAGCACCAAACAAAGAGCAAAg ATGGAGTCACTGAGCAAGCCCCAGTCCCATGGTCCCCTGCTTCCAGATGCTGAGCAGCAGATGCTGCAAGATCTGATGAGTGATGCCATGGAGGAAACCGACTCGCTGCAGAGTCACACCTTACAGCCCAATG GTGTACATGTGGATCAGACAAGTGATCAAGACCCACCACTTTCTGATCTCTTCCTCTTTCCTGATGAGAGTGGCAGTGTGGGACAGGATGCTTGTCAAGCCTACCCCATACTGCATTCACCCCTTATCTCACCACCTTGCCCTAGCACACACCATGACTCTGATGACTTCTGCATCTTGGACACACCAGGCTCTCGTGCATTG GGAAGGGATGAAGAGCCAGTGGTAAAGAAGCTGACAACCGAGCCCATTGTGGTGTTGGACAACCATTTTAATGAGCCTCTACAGGGAAGCACATCCAGCAGGGGCCCAATGAACTTCCCTGTGCCTGAAGTCAGGTACCTGGTTAAGGAGATTTCTGTGATCTGGCACCTTTACGGAGGAAAGGACTTTGGCAGCGGATCCCTCTCATCTTCTCCGGCCCGCAGTAAAGG GTGTACTCCTCATAGTTCTCCCTCCCAAACACCAGTAAGACAGGCTCGCAGTGGCTCCCGCTCTGGGGGGGGTTGGGCCAGGAATCCAGATGTGTTGATGGAGATCCAACTCAGCAAG GTACGGTTCCAACATGAAGTCTACCCTCTGATGGGCCCTGAGACAAGCACACTGTCTGAACAGCCTGTGTCCAGGCAGATATTCTCAGTGCAAGACCTGGAGATTCGAGACAGACTGGCCTCCTCCATGATGAACAAGTTTCTTTATCTGTACTCCAGCAAAGAGATGCCCAGGAAAGCTCACTCCAACATG CTAACAGTCAGAGTATTGCACATGCGTCCAGAGGCAGGTCAGGCTCCACAAGAGTGCTGCCTTCGTGTTTCTCTGATGCCACTTCGTCTCAACATTGACCAG GATGCTTTGTTCTTTCTGAAGGATTTCTTCACGTGTCTGGCTACAGAGGTCGAGATGTTCTCCCCACCAGAACAGGAAG TATTGTGTGTTTCCATGAAAAAGCCCTCTGGTCCAGAGGTAGCATGCACATTTGCTAAATCCAGTGGAGCAGCAGGTCACGGCACTGCACCAATCATATCTGTGCCCACCCAAACCTCCGCCAGTCAAAACGGCCTTGAGCCATCTGCCACATCTTATACTGACCAGCCTATTTTCTTTAG AGAGTTCAGGTTCACTTCTGAGGTTCCAATCCGACTGGATTATCATGGGAAACACATGGCCATGGAGCAG GGTACTTTTGCTGGCATAGTAATTGGACTAACGCAGCTGAACTGCTCTGAGCTCAAACTGCGGAGACTCTGCTACAGACAAGG ACTTTTGGGTGTAGATAAGCTCTTTTCTTATGCCATTAATGAGTGGCTCAGTGATATTAAAAAGAACCAGTTGCCTGGACTGCTTGGTGGGGTGGGACCCATACACTCCTTGGTGCAGCTTG TCCAGGGCATTAGGGATCTAGTGTGGCTGCCTATAGAGCAATATCGGAAGGATGGACGGATAGTGCGAGGATTTCAGCGAGGTACTGCCTCATTCGGGACCTCCACTGCAATGGCAGCCCTGGAGCTTACCAATCGCATGGTGCGAACTATCCAG GCAGCTGCAGAAACTGCGTATGACATGGTGGCTCCAGTGATAGATGAGAGAGAATGCAAAAAGGTCAAACGATACTCACATTTTCGATTGGCGCATCAGCCTGTGGACCTCCGAGAAGGTGTAGCCAAGGCATACAGTGTAGTGAAAGAG GGCATCACAGACACGGCTTTAACGATTTACGACACAGCCACCCGTGAGCATGAGCAGAGGGGAATGACCGGTGCAGTGGGTGGAGTCTTACGCCAGCTGCCTCCTGCTGTTGTTAAACCTTTAATTGTTGCTACAGAAGCCACCTCCAATGTACTAGGAGGCATGAGGAACCAGATTCACCCAGATGCTCGCCAGGAGGAATCACAGAAATGGCGTCTGGGAGAAGAGTAA